ATAACTTTCACAAAATAATCAATTGGTTATATTTTAATCATTAGATCTTTTTTTGTCAATAGACTTTGATTATTTTTTTAACAATTTTTACACTTCCATTCTTTTCTTCAAACAAATTAGCCTAGACTTTTTTCATGTATTTAATCTTATAAATAAACCTTCAAGTCAATTTTTGATAACATCAAAAAAGTTCATCCATAATAAGATGAACTTCGATTTAGATTATATTTTAATAATTTTCATTTTACTTCTTTACGAAATCAGAATATTTACCGATTCACTATATGTAATTAACAATAAGAAAAGTCAATAATCATCTCTAAGTTTTACTGTCAGCAGTCCCATTGACATTTCTTTAAGTCAACATGGGTTTCATCTTTTAGAGGAATACCCTCGTTGCGAAGCAATGCACCTTGTTCAACCCATCCTGGCGCTAGTCTACCAGCATGATTAACTACTCTATGACAAGGATAGTCTCCATAACATTCTGCCCTGCTGAGTACTTTTCCAACAAGTCTTGCATTTTTATCTCTTCCAATTAGCCTTGCTATTTGTCCATATGTAGCAACACTACCCTCCGGAATTTCCTCTACAACGGAAAGAATCTCATAAATCAAATCTTCTTCTAACACTCGCTTCATAGTACCTCTCTATCTTCTTTATGTGCTTTTTCATGCAATTCAGATATCCTTTTGGCATAAGCTCATATTTCTTGAAAATTCTCTTCAAAATTCGTTTTACGAAGGACTCGATTGGCTGCCGACCAAGCTGAACTATTCTGAGTTCCTCTGTTTCCTGTTCTCTAAATTGTATCTATAAGTGCATGTAATAGTATACATGGTGTTAATGACTTTGTTTGAATACATATTTTCCCAAATATAAATCCTATAAACATTTGAATGCAAGTTGATAGAAGTATGCCTATAGATATTTCTTTATAACCAACAATATGAACTATACCAAAAATAATAGATTGAATTATATTTGCTTTATCTTCTCTTATATGAAATGCAAGCAGCCCATTTATGAAAAGACCCCTAAAAAGTACTTCCTCTATTATACTTGGATAAAATAATTTCTGTATGAAATTTTTGATATAAAAGCTAATCGTATTGCTCTCCGTTTGCAAGTCAACAATTGTTACTGACTCCAACAAAATAAATATCATTATAACTATAAAAAAACTTTTAGTAGTAATAGCCCAGTTGAAATCGTTCAGCCTAACTTTAAATAAATATCCTAATAAAATAGTCATTGTCAATGGCACTTGAAATAACAGTCTCAATTGATTAAGCGTATAGTGATCTGTATTCACTAAATTAGCAATAATCTGAATAATCATATATGCAATAAAAACTAAAATAAATGCATATAAAAATTTTTTTTCCTTCTTTATTTCGACTTTATAATTTGTTAATTGATTCTCGAAAACAATTAATACCATTAAAGATAATATGAATGAGAATACATACTTTGTACGAACCAAAAAAATGAGAATCATGCATACGCAAAGGAAAGCCAATTCCATGAATGACAACCTTTTAATTTTCATCTCAGCTCCCACCTCTATTTCTCTAAGTAATTATTAATGCTACTTTGTAGGCAATAGATATATTAATCTCTACCAAAAGCTTATCACAATTTTGTTACAATTTCTATTACTATAAATATATTTTTTCTAGAAGATACACCACAATATTAGTGTTATAATTAAAGACTTTTGTTTGTACAAATTGGAATCACTTTATTTACATTGCCAAGATGTTGAGCAGTTAGTAGTACCATTTATATTTCTTGGAAATTTAAATGGTAAGCTTTCAAAATTTTTTCAAGAGCACTGCAGAAGCTGTCGATTTCACTTTCTGAAAGGGTCAAAGGCGCATAGAGATGAATAAAATTATATAGCTCAGAATAACCAACAAAGAAACCGCTACTAAGAAGCTTGTGAAATACAACCTTGGATTTAAAAGTTTTATTGAGCATGACCACGTTCATCATGCCTCTGCCTCTTATTTCTCCAATGCCATCAATTTCAAAGAGCCTTTTTCTGAAATATTCACCGGTTTTTTGTGATTTTTCTATGAGCTTTTCCTTTTCTATAATTTCTACAACTTTTCTTGCCACAATACATCCCAGTGGATCATCTGTGTGGGACTGCACATATTTAAAGTTAGTTTTTTCTGTAGCTTCTGCAAGATTTGAACGAATTAGCAGGCAACTCACGGGATATCCGTTGCCGAGGCCTTTGCCAAGGCATATTAAATCAGGGAAATTTTCTTTGCTGTCAAAGCAGTTGTAATGCTGAAATCCAAACCACTTTCCTGTTCTTCCAAAGCCTGTTGTTACTTCATTTGCTATTATCAGGCAGTCTTCTTCTCTGCATTTTTGCACAAAGAAATCTATGAGCTTTTGTGGTTGACAAAGAACCAGACCTGCTGAGTTACCCGGCTCAAATACAAAAGCAGCATATTCTGAAAAATCAATAGAATTAAATTTGCCGCATTCGCCGCATGTTATATTTTTTTTGCAGTTAAGGCAATCATTTATATTCACATCATTCCAAAATTTTGTATCTCTCGGCATTCGCAGCTCTCGTGCCGAACCTAAATTAGAAATTGAAAAGCAGAGTTTTTTTTCTCTTCCTGTGAGAAGCTCTGCAAGAACAACTGACAGAGATACAGCTTCACTTCCTGATGTCATAAATGTACCCTTGTAGCTGCATTTGAAGTTTGCAGCTTCTCCAAGCTCCTTCACCAACGCTCCCGGATGCTCTGTACCTATCATCTGATTGGTGTGAAACAGCATGCCTGCCATTTCCTGAAGTACGTGAGTAATTTCATAGTTGCAGTGACCTAAGACAGCAGCCCAGCAGCCAGATTCCAAATCAATAATTTCTCCGTATTCCTCAGTAAGAAGTTTTGTTCCGTAAGCTTTAACGGCAGTGATGGAAACGCTGGG
Above is a window of Sedimentibacter sp. MB35-C1 DNA encoding:
- a CDS encoding aminotransferase class III-fold pyridoxal phosphate-dependent enzyme translates to MNKSYNDMHIRMFPDPSVSITAVKAYGTKLLTEEYGEIIDLESGCWAAVLGHCNYEITHVLQEMAGMLFHTNQMIGTEHPGALVKELGEAANFKCSYKGTFMTSGSEAVSLSVVLAELLTGREKKLCFSISNLGSARELRMPRDTKFWNDVNINDCLNCKKNITCGECGKFNSIDFSEYAAFVFEPGNSAGLVLCQPQKLIDFFVQKCREEDCLIIANEVTTGFGRTGKWFGFQHYNCFDSKENFPDLICLGKGLGNGYPVSCLLIRSNLAEATEKTNFKYVQSHTDDPLGCIVARKVVEIIEKEKLIEKSQKTGEYFRKRLFEIDGIGEIRGRGMMNVVMLNKTFKSKVVFHKLLSSGFFVGYSELYNFIHLYAPLTLSESEIDSFCSALEKILKAYHLNFQEI
- a CDS encoding MGMT family protein, translated to MKRVLEEDLIYEILSVVEEIPEGSVATYGQIARLIGRDKNARLVGKVLSRAECYGDYPCHRVVNHAGRLAPGWVEQGALLRNEGIPLKDETHVDLKKCQWDC
- a CDS encoding CPBP family intramembrane glutamic endopeptidase, whose amino-acid sequence is MKIKRLSFMELAFLCVCMILIFLVRTKYVFSFILSLMVLIVFENQLTNYKVEIKKEKKFLYAFILVFIAYMIIQIIANLVNTDHYTLNQLRLLFQVPLTMTILLGYLFKVRLNDFNWAITTKSFFIVIMIFILLESVTIVDLQTESNTISFYIKNFIQKLFYPSIIEEVLFRGLFINGLLAFHIREDKANIIQSIIFGIVHIVGYKEISIGILLSTCIQMFIGFIFGKICIQTKSLTPCILLHALIDTI